CGACGACCTGGGTCGCGTTATCAGGCCCAATCCCACCGTCGATCTCAACGAGGTAATCGTAACAAAAGGCTTTTTTCCAGCAACACAACAGCCTTGTCTTCTCAAGTGACTCGGGGATGAAAGCCTGTCCTCCGAAACCCGGATTGACCGACATCACCAGGACAAGATCGACAAGCCCCAGGACGGGCCTCAGTGTTTCCATCGATGTTCCGGGATTAAGAGTAACGCCGGGGGAACAACCCAGGTTCCTTATTTCCTGGAGGACACGATGAAGGTGCGGTGTCGCCTCCTGGTGGACAGTGAGGACCGTCGAACCCGCCTTCGCGAAGACCTCCAGGAAGCGTTCCGGTTTTTCGACCATGAGGTGGACATCGATCACCGAATCGGGCCACCGTTTCCGGCAGGCTTCAACGAGGGCTGGACCATAGGACAGGTTGGGGACGAAATGGCCGTCCATGACGTCAAGGTGCAGCCAGCCATACTCCTCCTTCAGAGAATCCACTGAACCGCCAATGTCCAGGGGATTAGCCGAGAGTAGAGATGGGGCAATTATTGGTCTTTCCATGCCCTTTACTGGTAGCGGTCCTGCCACACGAATTCCCCTCCAAGGTAAATAGTCACCGAGGATTGTCCAACATAGGGGGCATCCAGAGAGATATACTCACCCGCCGAGGCCTGTCTGTCGAGAAGAACCCTGGTGCCATTTCCGTCCACGATCTCAATCCTCACCGCCATGGACTGCGCCAGGGGCGGGACCTGGTACCTGATCCTCGCAATCTTGTCACCCGGTGAAGGCGCCTGCGCTACGGGTTCTTTCGGCGTCTCCCGAGTCACCGTCTCGCCCGGGGCGGGCGGGGAAATCGCGATGCTCTCGGTGGGGAAGGTGACCGTCTCCCGTTCCTCTTCCGCGGGAAACGGGGGTGGTGCGGCTGGTTCCTCCGGCTTCTTGCCCGTGGCCACCACAAGGTTGACCACCCCGTCGGGAGGAAGGGTCTTTCCGGGATTAGGGGCCATATTCATGACCATCCCTGCCGGCGTCATATAAGTGTACTCGTACTTTACGGATCCTACTTTTAACCCGCTCTGGACGATAATCTGCCTGGCGATCTTTTCGCTTCTCTCAAGGACATCGGGCACTACGACCTTGCCTCCCGTTCTCGGGGGGCCGAGGCTGACTAAGAGGTCTATTCTCCTGCCGGGCGGGACCATCACCGGCGATGCGGGGCTCTGGGCGACGATGACCCCGGCCGGCCTGCTGTCGCTGTGAGCCTTGACCACATCGCCGACATCAAAGCCCGATTCCTGAAGCCTGGTAACGGCCTGGCCGTACTCCATGCCCCTCACATCGGGAAGAGGTTGCCGGTCACCGCCCTTGCTCACCTTCAAAATCACGATCTTGCCCTTTTTGATCCTGGAACCAGGTTCAGGCCACTGGGATACCACCTCCCCAGCGGGCTGAACGGAGTCCACCTTGTCGATCCTGACCAACAATCCCATCTTCTCCGTCAGGCTGACGGCGTCAACGATGGTAGAACCCACGAGACCGGGAACGGCGACATCCTTCCCTCCGAAAAAAATGGTATAAAAGGCGAAAACGCCGGAGCCAGCTATGACGAGGATCAGTACCAGGAGGGTGATCTTGAACAGTTTTCGCATCTTCGATCCTCCTATGCCCTTTTAGTCAGTACCGCAATGAAGAAACCGTCCAACCACGGCAGCAGCGGTAGGATGTAATTTCCCCACGGCCTTCCCCGGATGAGACAATGATATGTGTTGTGAGGCGGCATTTCAACAATTTGAGGTCGTTCTTCCATGGCTTTCGCAACCACCTGTTCATTCTCCTCCCTGAACAGGCTGCACGTTGAGTAGAGTACAGCGCCTCCCGGAGAAACCATGTCGATTGCCCTGGTCAGCAGTTTTGACTGGAGGACCGCTAGTTCTTTCAGTTTCTCGGGCGAAAATCGCATTTTACCGTCGGGGTGCCTGGCCCATGTTCCGCTCCCCGAACAGGGGGCGTCCAGGATCACCAGTCGCGGGGGAGAAAGTGGCTCCATTTTTAGAGCGTTTCCCGAGCGTAGAACGAAACGCTCACGGGGAATCCCCAGCCTGGCCGAATCTTTAAGGGCAGCGCCTATCCTCGCGACTGAAAGATCCCATCCTTCCAGAAAACTGCGTGGTTCCCTGTCGAGAAACTGAAAGGCCTTTACCCCCCTTCCGGAGCACATATCGAGGACAGGGCCTCCAATATAAATCGAAGACGCCACCAACCCAACGATCATCGAGGATTCAGTCTGGGGGGTGATGGATCCTTCCAGGTAACCTGGAAGAGAGGGTGGATGCCCGCTGGAGGCCATCCTCAAACTATCCCCAAGAAGTGGTGATGGCCAGGTCCGCAGACCGGCTTCCTCCAGGTCGGCCCTTGCCGATGAGAGATCGCTCCAGGTGGACACCCTCAGCGATAGGTAGGTTTTCATTGAGGCGAGCCTCACGATCTCCCTCGCCAGTTCCTTCCCCCACGATGCCGTCCAGAGAGCGCCGATCCGGGCCGATATCCCCGAATAGAGACAGGCATCCCTGAAGGAACGACTCGATCTCATCCTTGCCAAATATTCGGGACCCTCCCGGGCTGCCCTGCGAAGAACGGCGTTCACCATCCCTGGCTCCCTCTCTCGACCTTTATCCTTGACCCATTCCACCAGGGCATTGACCAGGACCCTGGGGGAGAAATGCTTCAATTCGCAGCCACCGGCGATTCCTATAACCAGGGCATCCCCGGCCGAGCGGCTCATCCCTCCCAAGGGCCTCTCGGTCAACTCTCGGGCCATGTGCTTCCAGAGCGCAGCTCTCCTGAGGGCGGCGAAAACCAACAACGTCGCGAGGGTTCTTTCCGTTTCGGGGAGCGTTTCGGTCCTCTTCCTGAGGGCCTCACTGGCAAAATCTCCCGCCGCGACGTCCCTCCAGGCCAGGAGAGAGGCTTCTATGCCCCTGCCTTTCATGGCCCGACCACCTCCGCCTGGATGGGTTCTCCGGCGGACGTAATACTCACGAAGACTTCAGCAGGCATCATGGCCGTACCCCCGAAAAAACGGACCGGCCGGAGCCTCATTTCGGCTCCTGTTATGACGAGGTCCTCTACATTGCTATCGGTGGTAAAATAGAGCTGGACCAATGGGCTAGCCCAGGTGCCAAGGAACCATGCCGCAGCCAGAGACAGCAGGACAGTCCCGAAGGAAAACCAACCGGCGACGACCAGCAGGAGGATAAAAATCACGGAAGAGGCGAGGTTCACCAACACCATGGTTGTACCACACCTGCGGTGAACGGCAAGACGGGTTTCACCAGCCACGAGCCTTTCCCTGGCAAGCTCAGCCGTTTCCAGTATTATCCGAGGGTCCGCCAAACCACTCAGCCCGAAACCATCCTCCCCGGCTCGACCTGTCAGGCCGGAAAGGCCGCATCGTTGCTCCAGGATATTGATCGTTCCGTGTTCCAGGGCATGATTCTTCCTCACCCTTCCGTCCGAAAGGACCTTGTACAGTTCCTTTGGCCCGATCACGAGCCACGCGAGAGACCTCGCGGCAAAACCAAGGGGAACCAGCAGGAAAAGGAACAGGAAAACCGTCAGGACGAGGAATCCCAGCCACGGAATAAAAAACAGGAAGAGCAGCAGCAAAAGCACCAGGGGCATGGGGCGGATCATACTCCTCTCAGCCAAATGAGGCCCTTACAGGGAGTGTTTGTACCAACAAGGGGGGCCCACTCCGCCCCCCCTTATGATACATCATCCCGGAAAAGCCAGGGGCCACGGGCGAGGTTCAGCGATTCCTCATACCTCTAAGCAGGAAAAGCCTTACGAGTTGAAGGGCAGACATGAGGGTAGCGGCGACATAGGTAAGGGCGGCCGCGTTGAGGACGGCCTTTGCTCCACCAATCTCGTCCGTGGCAAGAAGCCCGGAACTGGAGAGAATGGAAAGAGCCCTTCTGCTCGCGTCCAGTTCTACAGGGAAGGTCACGAGATGGAAGAGGAGAACCGCCACAAAGAAGAGTATCCCTACATTCATCATCGTGGGGTTGGCGAAGAGAAACCCTATGAAAAAAAGAGGAAGGGCAAAGGAGGAACCCAGGCTCGCAACCGGGACGAAAGCATTTCTCAACTTCAGGGGAGCATAGCCTCGCGAATCCTGAATAGCGTGCCCGGCTTCGTGGGCCGCAACGCCGATGGCGGCTATGCTCGGGCTTTCGTAAACGTTGTCGGAAAGCCTGAGGACCTTGCTTCTAGGATCGTAATGATCGGTCAGTGCCCCTTGGACCCTTTCGACGGGTACGTTCGTAAGTCCGTTGGAGTCCAGGATGGTCCTTGCCGCGTCTCGGGCCGTCACACCGCGCCTTGCCCTGACCTGGCTGTACCTTCCGAAAGCGCTCTTAATCCGGACCTGCGCCCAGATGGAAAGCACCACCGCTGGGATCAACACCAGGAAGGTTGGATCAAAGAAAAAGGGGAACATCCTATATCACCTCCGCCTTTCTGCAATAGGGAAGACTCCTTCTTTATGTGATTTCAACTGTTATCTTACCCCATCAACGTCGCTAAAATCAAGAATGGTCAGACTATCGTCCGCGGTAGAAATCCGATATGGCCTGAACGACCCGTTCTTGCTCTCCGGGCTCGAGTTCGGGGAAGATCGGCAGCGCCAGGACCTCCTCCGTCAGACTCTCCGAAACGGGCATATCGCCCTTGGCGTAACCAAGGTAGGAAAAGCAGGGCTGTAGGTGAAGCGATAACGGGTAGTAAACGCGGGTCGTGATACCCCTTCCGGCGAGATGTTCTTTTAAAAGATCCCTGGATCGACATCTAAGGATGTACTGGTGGTAAATGTGCCGGTTACCCTTTTCCTCCAGCGGAGGGATCACCCATTCGCCCAGATCGTGCTCAGCGAAGAGTATCCTGTACCTTTCCGCCACGATCCTTCGTTCCTCGTTCCAAGTCTCGAGGTGGCGTAACCTCACCCGCAGGATAGCGGCCTGCAATTCGTCGAGCCTGCTGTTAAGACCGATCTCATCATGGAAGTACTGTTCACCCGATCCGTGAGCTCTCAGGCGGCGAAGCCGCTTGTTCAACCTTTCCGACGAAACGGAAATCATGCCTCCATCGCCGAAACATCCCAGGTTCTTCGTCGGGAAAAAAGAGAAGCAGCCAAGCTCGCCCATCCCTCCTGCCCTTTGGATCTTCCCTTTCACGATCCTGGTCGCCCCGATGGCCTGGGCGCAATCCTCCACAATGCTGATTCCCTGTTCCACCAGCTGGGGGGCAAATTCCTCCACCCTGGCCATTTGGCCGAAAAGATGAACGGGAATCGCCGCCCTCGTCCTAGGCGTGATTTTTCGCAGTACCTCCTGGGGGTCAATGTTGTAGGATTCTGGGTTGATATCGGCAAATACGGGGGTTGCGCCCAACCTCGTGATGCAGCTCGCCGTAGCGAAGAAGCTGAATGGTGTCGTGATGACCTCGTCGCCGGGACCCAAGTCGAGGGCCATCAAGGCTAGGAGGAGAGCATCAGTTCCCGAGGCACACCCCACCGTAAAGGCCACCCCCAAGTAGGCGGCGAGATCCTTTTCCAGGGCTTCTACTTCGGCCCCAAGTATAAAATGCTGCCCTTCAAGGACAACGTTGATTGCGGCCAGGGTTTCATCCCTGACACGATTCCAGTTGCGGGACAGATCGAAGGATGGCAGCGGCGTTTCCTCCATTGGACTCTCCCCCTTTCGAAAAAAGTCTTTCTTTTCAAAATATCCTTTTGGCCTAAATTTACACTTACTATTATCACAATGTCGGGGGAGCGGATGGGAGCTTGCTCAGCTGCGCTTATGGACGGGAGGACCTGTTCAGATCACAGAGAGAGAACTTCAGGTGTTCCCTCATGAGATCCACGGCCCTTTCGCGGTCCTTTTCCCTGAGGGCCTTGGCAATTTCCCTATGTTGGGCGATGCCCGGGTTCTCTTCAAGTTCATAAAAAGGCTCGTAGAAGACCACATAGGCGTTGGTCCTCGCCAGAATATTCTCGACGAACTCGGCCAACACCCTGTTACCGCTGGCCTCGGCGATAATACGGTGAAAATTTTCGTTGATCTCGAGGAAAAGTTCAAGGTTCTTTTCCTGGAAGGCCTTTTCTTCTTCCAAGATCGCGTCATCAAGTCTCCTGAGATTCCTTTCACTGATCCGCGTGGCCGCTATGGCTACCGAAATGCATTCCAGTTGTTCCCTGACTGCGAAGGTATCCTCCATCTCCCTCTGGGTGGGTGAAGCGAGCCTGGCGCCGCTGTTGGGGATTATCAGGACCAGGCCCTCGGAGGCCAGCCTTCGCAGGGCCTCCCTTACCGGGGTGCGGCTTACAGCCAGTTGTACGGCGATATTGACCTCTGGAAGCCTCTGTCCGGGCTTGATCTGCTTCGTGATAATCCTGTGCCTGAGTTCTTGGTAGACATAATCGGCGGAAGTGGTATACAGCCTGGGCTCCATGATCACCTGGATCTCCTCCCTCAAAGGCGAAAAGGTATTACATGAATACATGCATACTATCACAACTTTCACGGACCTTCAATTTTCAGGTTATAATCATCTCGATCCGCGATCGGGGTGTTATGCATGCGATTGGTCGTCCTTTTACTGTCCATCGGGACAATCATCTTGTACGGAAGGGCTATCGCCGCCCTTGGGAGCTATATGATCGGCCAACCCAAGCCTGGCATGTTGTTCATCGGGCTCTTTGGGGGGACTTTTTCGGCTGCCTCGGCGGTGCTGCTTTGGAGAAAGAGAATTAAGGAACTCGATTGGATAAAGGAGAAAGAGGATTAGTGGTCCTGGGAGGCTCGTCTCTAAGCCCGGAGCGCCTCCAGGGCCATGGTAAGTATTCGCTGGCAAGCTTCACGAAGTTGTGGAAAACTATGGCACTGAAGCCTGGCGCAATGCTTGGCCGGGAGGCCGCAGAGAAAACACTTTCTTTCGCCCCCATCGAGGTGGACCCTGTGGATGGCCCCCCTCCTGGAAATGACGTCCACATCGATTACCGAACCCCAAGGCTGGTTCTCGATCCCCATCCCGAGCCTTTTTACCGCCACTGGATCGGCCCCTGCCGCATCCAGGATTCCAGCATAACCCGCCCCGTTATCGAGAAAAAAAAGGGCCGGTGCGCTACTGCTCATGTGGAGTGCTTCCCCGCGTATCAAACCCATGACCCTGGAGACCACTTCCCGATCACCCTTCATTCTTTTTGGCAATCCCGGGATATTCAGTGAGATCTGGACGGCCAATTCCGATCTGCGGAGTATATGTGCCTGAAGAGACGCCCTTTCATCCCTTCCGGCGAGAAGCTGCTTCAGGCCCGTCATGTAAGTGCATTCCAGGCTGAAGCGACGCGCCCGATCGCTTCACGGATCATTACCGTCGATAGCCTGCTCACTGACAGTCTTACTGCCTGGATATCCTCCTCGGGGTAGCTGAAGAGCCTCCCGGGAACAACTCCGACACCCACCCTTTTCGCGGCCTCGGCGGCAAGGTCTCCTGAGATGCCCGGCGTTCCAAGCCACAGGTATATCCCTCCCTGGGGAATTTCGAAGGGCATCCGCGGCAACAACGCGTCGAGGCTCTTACAAAGGGCTCGCATCCGGGAAGCCATGCTGTTCCTAGCCAGGTCGAGGGAAACCTCCAGGCTTCGATCTTCAATGAAGGCATTTATCACATGCTGTACCAGCGAAGAAGTCGAACCCGAGGTCCTCTCCAAGACGGACAGGAACTCCTTCCTTGTCTCCTCGGGCATGAGGACATAGCCTATGCGCATACCGGGAAAGAGGAGTTGACTGAAGGATCCCAGGTAGAGCACTCGGCTTTCCCTGTCAATGGACTTGAGGGCCGGTACGCTGGATTCACCGAACCGCAGTTCCCCGTAAGCATCGTCCTCAATTATCCAGAAACCCATCCTGGAAGCGGCCTCGAGGACATGCTTTCTTTGTTCGGGTGAAAGGGTCCTGCCGGTGGGGTTGTGGAAACTTGGGATCAGGTAAAGCAGTTCCCCGGGGAGAATCCTTGAAAGCGACGCCTGGAATGCCACCGGTTCGACAGGGATCGATGCGATCTGCAGGCCAGCCCCCTGGGCCATGAGCCTGACCTCCGGGTAGGTCAGTTCCTCTATCCAGAGCCTTTTCACCCCTTTCAACGCCATGGCGTGAATATAGACGGAAAGGGCATGGCGTGCTCCGCTGGTTACGACCGCCTCATCCCTTTTCGCCGGTATTCCTCTTGTGGCAGCGTGCTTTACCAGGGCATTTCGCAGGGCAAGGAGGCCTTCGGGCGGAGTGTCGCAAAGAGCCCCCGGGCCACGGGATAAAAGGGCGTCCCTGGCGAGGGCCGCCAGGCGGCCCGAGGGGACCAGGTCCAAGGAAGGCAGGCCCGAAGCCATGTCCCATTTCGGACCATCGTCTTCGAGGTCGTCCGTGTCGTGGGGCCCCTTCCAGGAGACGAAGGCCCCCCTGCGCCCTCTCTGTTCTATATAGCCTTCGTCCTCGAGAAGGTCGTAGGCGAGCACAACGGTGTTCCTGCTCAGGCCTAGGCTGGCCGACAGGCCACGACTGCCGGGCAGGCGGTCGCCTGGAGCGAGGGTGCCGTTTTGAACCATTCTCATTAGATGAGTGGCGATCTGCCGGTAAAGCGGTGCTCGCCCAGTCGGGTCAAGGGGGATCTCTATCAAGGGTTCATCCCCTTTCTTCCTGTCACCGGGTCAATGATACACCAGCGGACCAGCGCTTTCGGAGGGTCCTTTCACAACGGAAGGGATGGATTTTCCCCGTCGCTGCGTTAGTCATGATGCGCAAGGGATTTCGGGTCGGACGCCCCACGAAGGGTTAGGTCGATTGCGGCGTCAGTGGGACCTCCGGAAACCTCGTAAATGCTCAATGACCTTTTTACCCTTTTTGGAATGGAGGTAATTCCAGGTGCAATCCGGGACCATTTTCCTCAGGATCTCCCAATCCTCGCTTTTCAGCAAGGACCTCACTGCCGAGGCGGAAACGACCATTCCATCGTCGGTCTCGAGCCGGGAAACCACCTGGAGTTCGACGCCACGAAGGGGGAGGATTTCTTTCATGGCCTCGTTGTAGGCGTTTGTTACGGGACAGTACGGTTCGGTCCCGACGAACCTCACATCGATCCCAAGGCCGGGAACGAAAAGGTTTCCGAAAAGGGTGACGTCCAGCCGGGCCTGGATTGAGGCGATGTCGACCATCAAAGCGTCCTTGAGGAAATAGGAGGGGAAAGTCGCGGGCGATACGGCGTATTCCCCGCTTTTGACGACGGTAACGTTTTCCAGGTGCGAAGTGC
This DNA window, taken from Thermovirga sp., encodes the following:
- the rpe gene encoding ribulose-phosphate 3-epimerase translates to MERPIIAPSLLSANPLDIGGSVDSLKEEYGWLHLDVMDGHFVPNLSYGPALVEACRKRWPDSVIDVHLMVEKPERFLEVFAKAGSTVLTVHQEATPHLHRVLQEIRNLGCSPGVTLNPGTSMETLRPVLGLVDLVLVMSVNPGFGGQAFIPESLEKTRLLCCWKKAFCYDYLVEIDGGIGPDNATQVVAGGCDVLVAGSAIFNVPDPYEAVREIKARALEGVLRD
- a CDS encoding PASTA domain-containing protein, encoding MRKLFKITLLVLILVIAGSGVFAFYTIFFGGKDVAVPGLVGSTIVDAVSLTEKMGLLVRIDKVDSVQPAGEVVSQWPEPGSRIKKGKIVILKVSKGGDRQPLPDVRGMEYGQAVTRLQESGFDVGDVVKAHSDSRPAGVIVAQSPASPVMVPPGRRIDLLVSLGPPRTGGKVVVPDVLERSEKIARQIIVQSGLKVGSVKYEYTYMTPAGMVMNMAPNPGKTLPPDGVVNLVVATGKKPEEPAAPPPFPAEEERETVTFPTESIAISPPAPGETVTRETPKEPVAQAPSPGDKIARIRYQVPPLAQSMAVRIEIVDGNGTRVLLDRQASAGEYISLDAPYVGQSSVTIYLGGEFVWQDRYQ
- a CDS encoding RNA methyltransferase, whose translation is MKGRGIEASLLAWRDVAAGDFASEALRKRTETLPETERTLATLLVFAALRRAALWKHMARELTERPLGGMSRSAGDALVIGIAGGCELKHFSPRVLVNALVEWVKDKGREREPGMVNAVLRRAAREGPEYLARMRSSRSFRDACLYSGISARIGALWTASWGKELAREIVRLASMKTYLSLRVSTWSDLSSARADLEEAGLRTWPSPLLGDSLRMASSGHPPSLPGYLEGSITPQTESSMIVGLVASSIYIGGPVLDMCSGRGVKAFQFLDREPRSFLEGWDLSVARIGAALKDSARLGIPRERFVLRSGNALKMEPLSPPRLVILDAPCSGSGTWARHPDGKMRFSPEKLKELAVLQSKLLTRAIDMVSPGGAVLYSTCSLFREENEQVVAKAMEERPQIVEMPPHNTYHCLIRGRPWGNYILPLLPWLDGFFIAVLTKRA
- a CDS encoding zinc metallopeptidase, producing the protein MFPFFFDPTFLVLIPAVVLSIWAQVRIKSAFGRYSQVRARRGVTARDAARTILDSNGLTNVPVERVQGALTDHYDPRSKVLRLSDNVYESPSIAAIGVAAHEAGHAIQDSRGYAPLKLRNAFVPVASLGSSFALPLFFIGFLFANPTMMNVGILFFVAVLLFHLVTFPVELDASRRALSILSSSGLLATDEIGGAKAVLNAAALTYVAATLMSALQLVRLFLLRGMRNR
- a CDS encoding DegT/DnrJ/EryC1/StrS family aminotransferase, giving the protein MEETPLPSFDLSRNWNRVRDETLAAINVVLEGQHFILGAEVEALEKDLAAYLGVAFTVGCASGTDALLLALMALDLGPGDEVITTPFSFFATASCITRLGATPVFADINPESYNIDPQEVLRKITPRTRAAIPVHLFGQMARVEEFAPQLVEQGISIVEDCAQAIGATRIVKGKIQRAGGMGELGCFSFFPTKNLGCFGDGGMISVSSERLNKRLRRLRAHGSGEQYFHDEIGLNSRLDELQAAILRVRLRHLETWNEERRIVAERYRILFAEHDLGEWVIPPLEEKGNRHIYHQYILRCRSRDLLKEHLAGRGITTRVYYPLSLHLQPCFSYLGYAKGDMPVSESLTEEVLALPIFPELEPGEQERVVQAISDFYRGR
- a CDS encoding GntR family transcriptional regulator; this translates as MEPRLYTTSADYVYQELRHRIITKQIKPGQRLPEVNIAVQLAVSRTPVREALRRLASEGLVLIIPNSGARLASPTQREMEDTFAVREQLECISVAIAATRISERNLRRLDDAILEEEKAFQEKNLELFLEINENFHRIIAEASGNRVLAEFVENILARTNAYVVFYEPFYELEENPGIAQHREIAKALREKDRERAVDLMREHLKFSLCDLNRSSRP
- a CDS encoding PLP-dependent aminotransferase family protein; this encodes MIEIPLDPTGRAPLYRQIATHLMRMVQNGTLAPGDRLPGSRGLSASLGLSRNTVVLAYDLLEDEGYIEQRGRRGAFVSWKGPHDTDDLEDDGPKWDMASGLPSLDLVPSGRLAALARDALLSRGPGALCDTPPEGLLALRNALVKHAATRGIPAKRDEAVVTSGARHALSVYIHAMALKGVKRLWIEELTYPEVRLMAQGAGLQIASIPVEPVAFQASLSRILPGELLYLIPSFHNPTGRTLSPEQRKHVLEAASRMGFWIIEDDAYGELRFGESSVPALKSIDRESRVLYLGSFSQLLFPGMRIGYVLMPEETRKEFLSVLERTSGSTSSLVQHVINAFIEDRSLEVSLDLARNSMASRMRALCKSLDALLPRMPFEIPQGGIYLWLGTPGISGDLAAEAAKRVGVGVVPGRLFSYPEEDIQAVRLSVSRLSTVMIREAIGRVASAWNALT